In Zingiber officinale cultivar Zhangliang chromosome 8B, Zo_v1.1, whole genome shotgun sequence, a single genomic region encodes these proteins:
- the LOC122017933 gene encoding uncharacterized protein LOC122017933 isoform X2 — MHAYNSNLILPVHVRSCNGQTCISVMFLHHASTFLTLLHFVSFLLAKLFIHLLAKPPNHHQMCTHLVAEEDEPAIHESYSRNEEINASDAFSTREESLFNEQHRLFKEVDDHESFMDQEPPLESSPVDREDRGVECHGEVKDANAVEIGDSLLHKVAAVQFDSKKFKLEEKTFGASLTSESTSKSSMEWRSSAIFSDSVTECPLSSSSRRSSSHWENYTFFRKYDEETMFFDRICAQKLTETEKFRSLKCQPRSISQRIVHKLNKEKKGSRQRPYQELECVYVPQICLAWEALSWNYNYFRQKHAQGSSDSDKKSCCTEWIAEQFQQFQVLLQRFIENEPYERGRRPEVFARTRNFSPKFLQVPEFRDPEADELGKEEMVSPAELLAILEDSIRTFMIFLKADKETPCQMLKALIRKKTSSVDPNRLHFLKKANKKSKMTLKDILRARGCLKRQRVIKGKQVMDVLMALIDMKIVSRVLRMPEISQEQLQWCEEKMSKVKVWKGKIQRDSSPLFFPVH, encoded by the exons ATGCATGCATATAACAGCAACCTCATCCTCCCAGTTCATGTTCGCAGTTGCAATGGACAAACCTGCATCAGTGTGATGTTTCTCCACCATGCCTCCACCTTCCTCACCCTCCTCCACTTCGTCTCCTTCCTCCTCGCCAAGCTCTTCATCCATCTCCTTGCCAAGCCCCCAAACCACCACCAAAT GTGCACTCATCTTGTTGCTGAAGAAGATGAACCAGCAATCCACGAATCCTACTCCCGAAACGAAGAGATCAATGCTTCCGACGCATTTAGCACTAGGGAAGAAAGCTTGTTCAACGAGCAGCATCGCCTCTTCAAAGAAGTTGATGATCATGAAAGCTTTATGGATCAAGAACCCCCGCTTGAATCCTCTCCAGTTGATCGTGAAGATCGTGGAGTGGAGTGCCATGGTGAAGTTAAAG ATGCAAATGCTGTTGAAATTGGAGATTCTTTATTACATAAAGTGGCGGCAGTTCAGTTCGATAGCAAAAAATTTAAGCTCGAAGAAAAGACTTTTGGTGCTTCTCTTACAAGCGAATCCACTTCAAAGAGTTCCATGGAATGGAGAAGCTCTGCTATCTTCAGCGATTCAGTGACCGAGTGCCCCTTGTCGTCTTCCTCGCGCAGGAGTTCATCCCACTGGGAGAATTACACATTCTTCCGCAAGTACGATGAGGAGACGATGTTCTTCGATCGAATCTGCGCGCAGAAACTCACTGAAACAG AAAAGTTTAGGTCCTTAAAGTGCCAACCGAGATCGATCTCGCAGAGAATAGTTCACAAACTAAACAAGGAGAAGAAGGGAAGTCGCCAAAGGCCTTATCAAGAGTTAGAGTGCGTTTACGTGCCTCAGATTTGCTTAGCTTGGGAAGCCCTCAGTTGGAACTACAACTACTTCAGGCAAAAGCACGCCCAAGGATCATCAGACAGTGATAAAAAATCCTGTTGCACTGAATGGATAGCTGAGCAATTCCAGCAGTTTCAGGTCCTCTTGCAACGATTCATCGAAAATGAGCCCTACGAGCGCGGTCGTAGGCCTGAAGTATTCGCTCGAACGAGGAACTTTTCGCCAAAATTTCTCCAAGTTCCTGAATTCAGAG ATCCGGAAGCAGATGAATTAGGTAAAGAGGAAATGGTTTCGCCGGCCGAGCTCCTGGCAATTCTCGAAGACTCGATCCGAACCTTCATGATCTTCCTCAAGGCAGACAAGGAGACTCCTTGTCAAATGCTGAAGGCCCTTATCAGGAAGAAAACCAGTTCAGTGGATCCAAATCGACTTCATTTTCTCAAGAAAGCCAACAAGAAA AGCAAGATGACGCTTAAAGATATACTGAGGGCAAGAGGATGCTTGAAAAGGCAGAGGGTAATTAAGGGGAAACAAGTGATGGATGTCCTCATGGCCTTAATCGACATGAAGATTGTGTCCAGAGTTCTGAGGATGCCTGAGATCAGCCAAGAACAGCTGCAATGGTGTGAAGAGAAGATGAGCAAAGTGAAGGTGTGGAAAGGCAAAATCCAAAGAGATTCCTCCCCACTTTTCTTCCCTGTTCATTGA
- the LOC122017933 gene encoding uncharacterized protein LOC122017933 isoform X1, whose amino-acid sequence MHAYNSNLILPVHVRSCNGQTCISVMFLHHASTFLTLLHFVSFLLAKLFIHLLAKPPNHHQICRCTHLVAEEDEPAIHESYSRNEEINASDAFSTREESLFNEQHRLFKEVDDHESFMDQEPPLESSPVDREDRGVECHGEVKDANAVEIGDSLLHKVAAVQFDSKKFKLEEKTFGASLTSESTSKSSMEWRSSAIFSDSVTECPLSSSSRRSSSHWENYTFFRKYDEETMFFDRICAQKLTETEKFRSLKCQPRSISQRIVHKLNKEKKGSRQRPYQELECVYVPQICLAWEALSWNYNYFRQKHAQGSSDSDKKSCCTEWIAEQFQQFQVLLQRFIENEPYERGRRPEVFARTRNFSPKFLQVPEFRDPEADELGKEEMVSPAELLAILEDSIRTFMIFLKADKETPCQMLKALIRKKTSSVDPNRLHFLKKANKKSKMTLKDILRARGCLKRQRVIKGKQVMDVLMALIDMKIVSRVLRMPEISQEQLQWCEEKMSKVKVWKGKIQRDSSPLFFPVH is encoded by the exons ATGCATGCATATAACAGCAACCTCATCCTCCCAGTTCATGTTCGCAGTTGCAATGGACAAACCTGCATCAGTGTGATGTTTCTCCACCATGCCTCCACCTTCCTCACCCTCCTCCACTTCGTCTCCTTCCTCCTCGCCAAGCTCTTCATCCATCTCCTTGCCAAGCCCCCAAACCACCACCAAAT TTGCAGGTGCACTCATCTTGTTGCTGAAGAAGATGAACCAGCAATCCACGAATCCTACTCCCGAAACGAAGAGATCAATGCTTCCGACGCATTTAGCACTAGGGAAGAAAGCTTGTTCAACGAGCAGCATCGCCTCTTCAAAGAAGTTGATGATCATGAAAGCTTTATGGATCAAGAACCCCCGCTTGAATCCTCTCCAGTTGATCGTGAAGATCGTGGAGTGGAGTGCCATGGTGAAGTTAAAG ATGCAAATGCTGTTGAAATTGGAGATTCTTTATTACATAAAGTGGCGGCAGTTCAGTTCGATAGCAAAAAATTTAAGCTCGAAGAAAAGACTTTTGGTGCTTCTCTTACAAGCGAATCCACTTCAAAGAGTTCCATGGAATGGAGAAGCTCTGCTATCTTCAGCGATTCAGTGACCGAGTGCCCCTTGTCGTCTTCCTCGCGCAGGAGTTCATCCCACTGGGAGAATTACACATTCTTCCGCAAGTACGATGAGGAGACGATGTTCTTCGATCGAATCTGCGCGCAGAAACTCACTGAAACAG AAAAGTTTAGGTCCTTAAAGTGCCAACCGAGATCGATCTCGCAGAGAATAGTTCACAAACTAAACAAGGAGAAGAAGGGAAGTCGCCAAAGGCCTTATCAAGAGTTAGAGTGCGTTTACGTGCCTCAGATTTGCTTAGCTTGGGAAGCCCTCAGTTGGAACTACAACTACTTCAGGCAAAAGCACGCCCAAGGATCATCAGACAGTGATAAAAAATCCTGTTGCACTGAATGGATAGCTGAGCAATTCCAGCAGTTTCAGGTCCTCTTGCAACGATTCATCGAAAATGAGCCCTACGAGCGCGGTCGTAGGCCTGAAGTATTCGCTCGAACGAGGAACTTTTCGCCAAAATTTCTCCAAGTTCCTGAATTCAGAG ATCCGGAAGCAGATGAATTAGGTAAAGAGGAAATGGTTTCGCCGGCCGAGCTCCTGGCAATTCTCGAAGACTCGATCCGAACCTTCATGATCTTCCTCAAGGCAGACAAGGAGACTCCTTGTCAAATGCTGAAGGCCCTTATCAGGAAGAAAACCAGTTCAGTGGATCCAAATCGACTTCATTTTCTCAAGAAAGCCAACAAGAAA AGCAAGATGACGCTTAAAGATATACTGAGGGCAAGAGGATGCTTGAAAAGGCAGAGGGTAATTAAGGGGAAACAAGTGATGGATGTCCTCATGGCCTTAATCGACATGAAGATTGTGTCCAGAGTTCTGAGGATGCCTGAGATCAGCCAAGAACAGCTGCAATGGTGTGAAGAGAAGATGAGCAAAGTGAAGGTGTGGAAAGGCAAAATCCAAAGAGATTCCTCCCCACTTTTCTTCCCTGTTCATTGA